TCCAGAACGACATCCTCAAGGAGTTCCTGGTCCGCAACACCTACATCTATCCGCCCGGCCCTTCGATGCGGATCATTTCGGACATCTTTTCATATACTTCGCGCGAAATGCCGAAGTTCAACTCCATCTCGATCAGCGGCTATCACATCCAGGAAGCCGGGGCGACGCTGGACCTGGAACTGGCCTACACCCTGGCCGACGGGATCGAATATGTCCGCGCGGGCGTCGCCGCCGGCATGAGCGTCGACCAGTTCGCCCCCCGCCTGTCGTTCTTCTGGAACGCCGGCATGAACGCCTTCATGGAGATCGCCAAGCAGCGCGCCGCCCGTCTGCTCTGGGCAAGGCTGATGAGGGACGAGTTCGACCCCAAGGACCCCCGCTCGCTGGCCCTGCGCGCCCACACCCAGACCAGCGGCTGGAGCCTTGCGGCCCACGACGTCTACAACAACGTCCCGCGCACCCTGGTGGAAGCCATGGCCGCGGTCGGCGGGCAGACCCAGAGCCTGCACACCAATTCGCTGGACGAGGCCCTGGCCCTGCCCACCGACTTCTCCGCCCGGATCGCGCGCAACACCCAGCTCTTCCTCCAGCTGGAGAGCGGCCAGACCCGGGTGATCGACCCCTGGGGCGGCTCCTACTATGTCGAACGCCTGACCGCCGACCTTGCCGCTCGCGCCCTGGAACACATCGCCGAGGTCGAGGCCCTGGGCGGCATGGCCAAGGCCATCGAGGACGGCCTGCCCAAGCGCCGCATCGAGGAGGCCAGCGCCCGCACCCAGGCCCGCATCGATAGCGGCCGTCAGAGCGTGGTGGGGGTGAACCGCTACCGCCCCGACGGCGCCGAAGTCATCCCGATGCTGAAGGTCGACAACAGCGCGGTGCGCGAACGCCAGCTCGAAAAACTCGCCCGCCTTCGCGCCGAGCGTGATCCCGTCGAGGTGGAGGCGGCGCTCGCGGCGCTGACCGACGGCGCGCGCCGGACCGGCAACCTGCTGGAGCTCTCCGTCAACGCAGCCCGCGCCAAGGCCACGGTGGGCGAGATCAGCCTGGCCCTGGAGAAGGTGTTCGACCGCCATTCCGCCGAGGCCTCGGCGGTGACCGGCGTCTATCTGCGCGAGGCCGGCTCCACCCCCCAGGCCGAGCGCGCCAAGGCGATGACCGGCGCATTCGCCCAGGCGGATGGGCGCAAGCCCCGGGTGCTGATCGCCAAGATGGGCCAGGACGGCCACGACCGCGGCCAGAAGGTCATCGCCTCTGGATTCGCCGATCTGGGCTTCGAGGTCGATATCGGCAACCTGTTCCAGACCCCGGCCGAGGCCGCCGCCCAGGCCGTCTCCGAAGGCGCCCATGTGGTGGGCGCGAGCTCGCTCGCCGCCGGCCACCTGACGCTGGTCCCCGAGCTCAAGGACGAGTTGGCCAAGCTGGGACGCGCCGACATCCTGGTGGTTGTCGGCGGGGTTATCCCGCCTGAGGACTTCCAGGCGCTCAAGGACGCCGGGGTGGCAGCGATCTTCACTCCCGGCACGGTGGTGCCCGAGGCGGCCATCGAGGTCATGGAGCGGCTCAACGAGCAGATGGGCTACGCCCAGCTGGAAAAGGCCTAGGGGCTCAGGTCAGCGCTTAGGCGACAGCACGCCCTTGCGGCGCTTCGGCCGCAGCCAGTCGTCCGCCAGTTCGGACGGGCCGTGGCGAGCCTCGATGTCCTTCTGAAGCGCGTTGGCCGCCATCAGGTGGCCAGGGAACAAGGTGTCTACGATCCAGCCCACCACCGGCGGCACGGAGCTGGCCGAGTCGAGCGCGATATAGGCCGCCATCCGGGCCAGGGTGACGGGTTTGGCGCCGGACGCGATCCCCTCGGAGATCAATAGCGCCCCGGCGCCCAGGCTGTAGACCGTCCCCGCCACGGGAACCCAGGCCAGCAGGCCGTCCAGGCCGACGCCAATCGGCCCGACACCCACCAGCCGGTCGGAAAGGCGTTTTATCCGTTCGGCGTGCCGCCAGGCTCGGTGGGCCCTGTCTTTGGAGACTTCCATGGATCGAGAACGCCAAGCTCCGCGTGAGGCTCCACCTTGCGCCAAGGAGGACCTCGGAGGCTAGCCCCAGAGGTCCCGCGAGGGCGGGGCGATTTCCGAGCCGGTGAACACCAGCCCCGGCGCCCGGTCCCGGGCGAGCAGCAGCGGCCCGTCCAGGTCCACCACCTCGGCGCCCTGCGCCAAGATCATCGCGGGCGCCATGGCGAGCGAGGTGGCGACCATGCAGCCGGCCATCACCTGCAGCCCCATGGCGCGGGCCTGCGCCGCCACGGCCAGCGCCTCGGTCAAGCCGCCGCACTTGTCGAGCTTGATGTTCACCGCCCCATAGCGCCGCGCGCAGTCGGCGAGATCGGCGCGGGTGTGCAGGCTTTCATCGGCGCACAGCAGGACCGGACAGTCGTAGCCTTCAAGCGCCGCGTCCTCGCCAGCCCGCAGGGGCTGTTCGATCAGTTGGACCCCCAATAGGGCCAGATCCGGCGCCAGCCGCCGCAGGTCCTCGAATCCCAGGGCCTCGTTGGCGTCGACCACCAGCCGGCTCGCCGGCGCGGCTTCTCGAACCGCCGCGACCCGGTCGATATCCCCGGCGCCGCCGATTTTCAGCTTCAGCAGCGGCCGGTGGGCCGCCGCCCGCGCCGCCGCGGCCATCGCGGCGGGCGCGTCCAGGCTAAGGGTGAAGCAGGTCGTGACCGGCTCCAACCCCCGCAGACCCGCCAGCGCCCAGGCGGGCGTCCCCGTCAGCTTGGCCTCCAGGTCCCAGAGGGCGCAGTCCAGGGCGTTGCGCGCGGCGCCGGCCGGCGCGAGGTCCTGCAGTTCCAGCCGGCTCGCGCCCCGCTCGACCGCGTCGCGCAGGGCCTCCGCCCCAGCCAGTTCGCCGGCCATGGTCTCGCCGTATCGGGCGTAGGGCACCGCCTCGCCGCGGCCGACGACGCCATCCTGCTCGATCTGCGCCAGCAGCACATGAGCCTCGCTCTTGGCGCCGCGGGCGATAACGAAGGCGTCGCGGGTCGGCCAACGCTCGTCGCGAAGGCTGAGCCGTCGCCTCAAGCCAGGTCGCCGACCGCGGCGTCGAACAACAGATAGGTCCGGCCGGCCTCGGAACTGAGCAGGCTCGCCACCTGGAAGCCTTCATGGTCTCGGCTCGCCGCGTCGTCGAGCAAGCCGTGGTAGCGCGCCAGATAGGTCACCACCTGGCCCTTGAGCGCCTCGTCGGTGGCCAGCCGCCGCGCCAGGCGGCGGGTGGCGGCCGGCGCCAGGCGGCGCACGACCTCGCGAGCGCCGTTTAGGTCGCGGGCCTGGATGGCCGCAGCCAGTTCATCGACGCGGCTGCGCGGCAGAAGGGCCGCCGGATCGATGCCCATGGCCCCGATCTCGCCCGCCAGGGTGTCCTCCAGGGGCGCATGCTGCTGGGGCGCCTCGACCTCTTGCTCGTCGATGGCCGACAGCAGGTCCTTCCAGGTCCAGCCGTCGCCCCCCTGGCTGTCGCGCCCGCCGGCCTGTCCGAAGACCTGGCTGAACTCCGAGTCGGTGGCGGTCGGCGTGAGGCGCAGGCGTTGGCGCAGGCTGGCCTGGGCGTCCGCCGCCTTCACCGGCTCGGTCAATTCCAGGTCGGGTTCCGCCTCGGCGACCACTTCCACCACACGCACGGGTTCGGCCAGGGGTTCGGGCGCGGGCGGGGCGACCGCCACGGGCTCCGGCTGCGGCTCGGGGACCGGAGCCGGCGCGGCCTTGGGTTCGGGACGCGCGAGCCGCTCGCGTAGGGCGGAGACGGGCGGCGGCATGGCGCTGGTGCCGGCCACCGCCCCCATCATCCGCACAGCCTCGCTCAGCATCTCGTAATTGCGCCGCACGCGTTCCTGGAACACCTCGTCGATGGCCTGGGTCTCGTCGGCCGTGCGCCGTGCGTGGTCCATCATCTCGTCGATGCTGTCGGCCACCGCCTTGCGGACCTGCTCGGCCTGGCCACGCGCCGTGACCGGCATCTGGGCCGCGCGAGCCTCGACCTCGACCAGCAAGGCGGCCAGTTCGTCCAGGGTGGCGCGAGCGGTCCTGGCGCCCTCTTCAAGCTTGCCGGCGGTCGCCGCGCCGGCCTGCTCCACCATCTGGGTCGACTGCTCGATCAGAGCGCGGGCCTCGGCCAACCGGGTCTCGAACACCTTGTTGGCCTGCTGACCGGCGGTGAAGGCGGCCTCCGAGAGCTGGTCCACCTGGTTGCGGGCGGTCTCGGCGTGGCGCTCGGCGGCCTGGCGGGTCTCCTCGGCTGCGCGCCCCAAGGCCTCGATCGTCACGCGGGTCTGCTCCTCCAGCCGCGCGCGCTCGGCGGCCGCGGCCTGGGAGACGGCCTCCATGGCGTGCAGGGTCGACTGGCCGAACTCGTCGCGCTCGGCCCTGGCCTGCTCGGCCAGCTCGCGGAACTGCTCGGCAGCCTCGGTGATCATCTGGCGCAGGCTCTCGCCACCCTTTACCGCCCGATCGCCCATCTCAACGGTCGACAGTCGTGCCTGGCTGATGAATTCCGCCAATTGCGCACCGTGGCCCTCGGCCTCGACCGCGAAGGTTTCCTGGTCTCCGCGCAGGGCATGCGCCGCCGAGACCAGACCGGCCCGCTGTTCAGCGAGCCCGGTCTCCACCGCCCTGATCTGCTCGGACACGCCCAGGCCCGCGGTCTCCAGACGGGCGATGTGGCGAGTAAGGTCCTCGGCGGCGGTGCGCGCGGCGTCGCTGGTCTCACCGGCGGCGGCGGCCAGATCGGCGGCGCGGGCGGCGAGGGCCGCCTCGGCCTCGCGGAGCTGAGTCTCGGCCAGGTCGGAGGCCTCGGCCACCATGCGCGCCTGCTGGGTGATGGTGTCGGAGACCGCCGTGGCCTGGGCGTCGAGGGTCTTGGACAGGCCGCCCATCTCCTCGCGCTCTCGGCCAAGGGTCTGGGCGAGCTCGGCGGCGGTGCGGGCGGAGTTGGCCGCGGCGACCACCAGGTGTTCGGTCTCCACCGCCAGGGCGTCGCGCAAGGCCACCAGGGTCTCGCGCGCCTCGTGCGCCGCGACGCCGGCCTGAGCGATCTCTTCACGGATGCTGTTCACGACGTCATAGGTCTGGGCGCCGGCGGCCAGTGCGGGGCTCACCATCTCGTCGGCCAGCACCTTGGCACGGTGAGTTTCGGCGCTCAGCTTCTGGCCCTGGCGGACCATGTAGGCGGCCAGCCAGACGAACAGGGCGGGTCCCAACGCCATCAGGGCGAACACCATCAGCGCGAAGGGCTCGTAGTCGAAAGGCGCGACTGCGCGCCGATAGCCCCAGGCGAAGGCGATGGGCGCGGCGGCCCACAGCACCGACACCACGAACGCCGCCAGGTAGATCGGCCAGCCCGACGGCGCCTCGCTAGTCGCTGCTTCGTGGCTCTGCAGCCGGCGCGCCGGAGTTTGCGGCGACGCGACGGCGACCTCGGCCTGCGGCGGAATCGGCGACAGCGGCGCGGCGGCCTGGGGCTCGGCCTCCCGAGTCGGCGGCAGGGGCGGCATGGCGAACAGTTCCTCCTCGGCGGAGAGATCCAGTTCGGGCATTTCGGCGAGTGGCGTCGCGGGGGTCAGACCCTCATCGCCTAGCGTTTGAAAATCAACAGGTTGGTGCCGCTTTTTAATCTTCATGGTCCGACTTCGGCGGCCTTCCCACACTGCGCGCCAACCCGAGTTCGCGCCTCAACGAAAGGATTACCGGCGAACCTTGTCGGCGCAAAGCGGCATCGGCGCGAATCTTGGCCGAAGGGTCGGATTGTCGCGGAGCGTCGTGGGCCTAGGTCTTGATCACCACGGCGCGCTGATCGGGGCAGTCCTTGATGGCGTCCGTCGCGGTCTTGGCCGGTTTGGCGGTGAGCTTCACGGAAGCCTTGGCGGCCGGCTTCGGTGCGGTGGTGCGCGCGATCGTGCGCTCGGCGGGGACGGGTTTTTCGACCTGGTGAGCCTCCAGCGGCACCCCGAAATGCGCATAGGCGGCGGCGGAGGAATGCACCACCACGGCTGCGACGATCTCGGTCAAGGTCTGCATCGGAGCTCTCCCCGGTCGTCCGATACGATTCCGGCGAGCGGCGTTATACGACAAGCGCCGCAGTTGGACGATCCGCGGTAACATGAAATTTCGGTCATGTGACCTCGGCGCCTCGCTGTTCCTCAGGCGGCGAGATCACGGAAGGTCGCCCCCTCGTGTCCCAGCAGCCAGCGCTTGCGCTCGATACCGCCGCCATAGCCGGTCAGGCTGCCGTCGCTGCCGATCACCCGATGGCAGGGCGCCACGATCCCGATGGGATTGGCGCCGTTGGCCAGGCCCACGGCGCGCACGGCCGCCGGCTTGCCGATCGCCTCGGCCAGACGCTTGTAGCTCCAGGTCTCTCCAGCCGGGATCGCGCGCAAGGCGGCCCAGACGCTCCGCTGGAACGCCGTACCGCCAGTTCGGCAAACGAGGGTGTCGATGGCTTGCAGATTTCCTCCGAAATACGCAGCGAAGGCCTCGGCGATCGCTTTGGGCGCGGCGCGGTCCGTCAGGGTCACGGGGCCATTCTGGCGGCGCAGCAGCAGGTGCATCCGCGCCTCGTGGCTGACCCAGTCGAAAGCGCGTAGCGCCCCGTCGGCGTCGAACACCACCAGGCCGTCCCCGACCGGGGTGTCGATGCGATCGAGGAACAGGGGTTCAGGCGGCCTGGGCATGCTTGGTCTCCGAGGGATTCTTGGGATCGGCCGCCCAGAGGTGCGAGGCCGCATAGGCCCGCCACGGCCGCCACCGCTCCGCCCGGACCAGCAGCTCGGCGGGGGTGGGGCGCACGCCGTCGGGGGATTCCAGCGCCCGCATCAGGCCGATGTCGGCGCTGGGGAAGGCGTCGGGTTCGCGCAGGGCGCGCATGGCGATGTACTGGGCCGTCCACTCGCCGATGCCCGGCAATGCGCGCAGGGCGGCCACCGCCTCGTCCAGGCTGCGGCGGGTTCCAAACAGGTCCGGGTCGGCCGCCGCGGCAGCCGCCAATCCGACCAGGGCCCGGCCGCGGGCGCGGGGCATGCCCAGGGTTTCCACATCCACCAGGGCCAGCCGCTCGGGCGTCGGGAAGAACTGGGTGAGCCCCATCTTGTTGGCCGCCTCGTCCAGCAAGGGCTCGCCATGGGCCGCGGAGATCTTGCCTGCCAGCTGGCGTGCCGCGTGGACAGTGATCTGCTGGCCAAGCACCGCGCGGACCGACAGCTCGAACCCGTCCCAGGCGCCCGGCGCGCGCAGGCCCGGTCGCGCCGCCACCAGCGGCGCCAGGTCGGGATCCTCGGAGAGGTGCGCCTCGATGATCGCCGGGTCGGCGGCCAGGTCGAACACCCGGCGCACCTTGGCGATGATGGCCGGCCAGGCCTGGACCTTGGGGAACCGCAGGGTGACCTTCAGGTAAGGCCCCTCGCCCGGCTCGACCATGACCACGCCGCGCGCGTCGCCCACCGCCAGGCTTCGGGCATAGCGGCCGTTGGCGACTGTCTCGACGCCCGGGATGGCGCGGGCGGACAGGAAGGCCAGCATGGCCGGCCAGTCATAGGGCGCGCGATAGGGAAGCCGGATCGTCGCGGCCTCACCCTCGCCAGCGGCGATCTCGGCTCCGCCCAGCCGGCGCAGGGTCCCGGGAGGTCGACGGAAGAGCTGCTGGAAGGTCTCGTTGAACCGCCGCACGCTGCCGAAGCCGGCGGCCAGCGCCACCTCGGCCATGGGTAGGCGGGTCTCATGCAGGAGCTGCTTGGCCAGCAGCACCCGCCGGGTCTGGGCGACCGCCACCGGCGAGGCGCCCACATGCTGCTGGAACAGCCGGCGCAGCTGGCGCTCGCCCACGCCCAGCCGGCCGGCCAGGGCGTCGACATCGCCGGCGTCCATCGCACCGGCCTCGATCAGGGCCAGCGCCCGCGAGACGGTGTTCGAGGTGCCACGCCACGACCCCAGGTCGGGCGAGGTTTCGGGGCGGCAACGCAGGCAGGGGCGGAACCCCGCCTCCTGGGCCGCGGCGGCCGACCGGTGGAAGGTCATGTTCTCGCGCTTGGGGATCCGCGCCGGGCAGACCGGGCGGCAATAGATCCCCGTGGTCTTCACCCCGCTGAAGATGCGTCCGTCGAAACGGACGTCGCGGGTCTGAAAGGCGCGGTAGCAGGCGTCGTCATCCATATCCATGCCGGGAGGATGGGGTCGGCGCTGGGGATTGTCTCGCGGTTTTCGGACATTGTCGGCTCGGGTCTGGCGGTTTTCGGACACCACCGCCGCGGCGGGAGTTGTGTCGGCTCCGCTGCAATTTCCTTGGGACGCTGTCAGTAAATCTCTATCGTCACGGGGGGTCGGGTCCCCTAATCCACCGCCAGGGCCAATCCGTGCGCCAGGTGGCGAACGGACGATTTCCGATTAGCGGCGGATACCCGCCCGAGGTTCATGTGCAAGGTTCAGCCCTGATGCAGGCGCAGGCGCCGGCGATCTCCACCGAGACCCTGACCCATCTCCAGCGCCTGGAGGCCGAGAGCATCCACATAATGCGCGAGGTGGCGGCCGAGGCCGAGCGCCCGGTGATGCTCTATTCCATCGGCAAGGACTCGGCCGTGATGCTGCATCTGGCGGCCAAGGCCTTCTATCCCTCCAAGCCGCCCTTCCCCCTGCTGCACGTGGACACGACCTGGAAGTTCCGGGCCATGTACGAGATGCGCGAGCGCATGGCCAAGGAGCTGGGCTTCGAGCTGCTGGTGCACAAGAACCCCGAGGCCGTCGAGCGGAACATCAACCCGTTCGACCACGGCAGCGCCCTGCATACGGATATCTGGAAGACCGAGGGCCTGAAGCAGGCGCTCGACAAGTACGGCTTCGACGCGGCCTTCGGCGGCGCGCGACGCGACGAGGAGAAGTCGAGGGCGAAGGAGCGCATCTTCTCGTTCCGCTCGGCCCAGCACCGCTGGGACCCCAAGAACCAGCGCCCGGAGCTCTGGAAACTCTACAACGCCCGCAAGAACCCCGGCGAGAGCGTGCGGGTGTTCCCGATCTCCAACTGGACCGAGCTGGACATCTGGCAATACATCCACCTGGAGAACATCCCCATCGTCCCGCTCTACTTCTCCGATGTCCGGCCGGTGGTGGAGCGCGACGGCGCCCTGATCATGGTCGACGACGAGCGCATGCCCCTGCGGACCGGTGAGATCCCGGCGATGAAGTCCGTGCGCTTCCGCACACTCGGCTGCTACCCGCTCACCGGCGCCGTGGAGAGCACCGCGGCCACCCTGCCCGAGATCATCCAGGAAATGCTGCTCACCACCACCAGCGAGCGCCAGGGCCGGATGATCGACCATGACCAGGCCGCCTCGATGGAGAAGAAGAAGCAGGAGGGCTATTTCTGATGGCCCACCAGTCCGATCTGATCGCCGACGATATCGAGGCCTATCTGCTGGCCCACCAGCACAAGAGCCTGCTGCGCTTCCTCACCTGCGGCTCGGTGGACGACGGCAAGTCGACCCTGATCGGCCGCCTGCTCTACGACTCCAAGATGATTTTCGAGGACCAGCTCGCGGCGCTGGAGGCCGACTCCAAGAAGGTTGGCACCCAAGGCGGCGAGATCGACTTCGCCCTGCTGGTCGACGGCCTAGCCGCTGAGCGCGAACAGGGCATCACCATCGACGTCGCCTACCGCTTCTTCTCCACGGACAAGCGCAAGTTCATCGTCGCCGACACCCCCGGTCACGAGCAGTACACCCGCAACATGGTCACCGGCGCCTCGACCGCCGACGCCGCCGTGATCCTCATCGACGCCCGCCGCGGCGTACTCACCCAGACCCGCCGACACTCCTACCTCGTCAGCCTGCTGGGCATCCGCCACGTGGTCCTGGCGATCAACAAGATGGACCTCGTCGGCTGGAGCCGGGACACCTACGAGACGATCCTGGCCGAGTACCGGGCGTTCGCGACCCAGATCGGCATCAAGGACTTCACCGCCATCCCGATGTCGGCGCTCAAGGGCGACAACATCACCGCCCACAGCGACGCCGCGCCCTGGTACGACGGCCCCGCCCTGCTGCCGCTGCTGGAGAGCCTGCCGGTCGAGGACGACCAGCGGGAGAAGCCCTTCCGCATGCCGGTCCAGTGGGTCAACCGCCCCAATCTCGACTTCCGGGGCTTCTCGGGCTTCGTCTCTTCCGGCGTCATCCGGCCCGGCGACAAAATCAAGGCCCTGCCCTCCGGCCGCGAGAGCCGGATCGACCGCATCGTCACCAAGGACGGCGACCTGCCCGAGGCCGTGGCCGGCCAGTCGGTGACGCTCACCCTCACCGACGAGATCGATATTTCCCGCGGCGACGTCATCGCCACCGCCTCTTCCCCGCCGCCCGTGGCCGACCAGTTCGAGGCCACGGTGGTCTGGATGGACGACGAGCCCATGCTTCCGGGCCGCCCCTACCTCATGAAGTTAGGCGCCCGCACGGTCGCCGCCCAGATCACCGAACCCAAGTACAAGGTCAATGTGAACACCCTGGAGCACCTGGCCGCCAAGCGGCTGGAGCTCAACGAGATCGGGGTCTGCAACCTCTCGCTCGACGCCCCCATCGCCTTCGACGCCTATGCGGACAATCACGACCTGGGCGGTTTCATCCTGATCGACCGGATCTCCAACCGCACAGTCGGGGCAGGCATGCTGCACTTCGCCCTGCGCCGCAGCCAGAACATCCACTGGCAGGCGCTCGACGTGGACAAGACCTCACGCGCGGCGCTGAAGGGCCAGCGCGGCCGGGTCGTCTGGCTGACCGGCCTGTCGGGCTCGGGCAAGTCCACCATCGCCAACCTGGTCGAGAAGCGCCTGCACGCCAACGGCCGCCACACCTACCTCTTGGACGGCGACAATGTCCGCCATGGCCTGAACAAGGACCTGGGCTTCACCGACGAGGACCGGGTCGAGAACATCCGCCGAGTCGCCGAGGTGTCCAAGCTGATGGTCGACGCCGGCCTGATCGTGCTGGTCTCGTTCATCTCGCCCTTCCGCGCCGAGCGGCGCATG
This genomic stretch from Phenylobacterium sp. LH3H17 harbors:
- the scpA gene encoding methylmalonyl-CoA mutase, which codes for MSHFPDFATLPFDGPAAAASLPGGPLWETPEGIAVKPAYGPADIEGVDPGFPGLAPYVRGPYPTMYLTNPWTIRQYAGFSTAEDSNAFYRRNLAAGQMGLSVAFDLATHRGYDSDHPRVKGDVGMAGVAIDSILDMRTLFDGIPLDKMSVSMTMNGAVLPILALYIVAAEEQGVPHEKLSGTIQNDILKEFLVRNTYIYPPGPSMRIISDIFSYTSREMPKFNSISISGYHIQEAGATLDLELAYTLADGIEYVRAGVAAGMSVDQFAPRLSFFWNAGMNAFMEIAKQRAARLLWARLMRDEFDPKDPRSLALRAHTQTSGWSLAAHDVYNNVPRTLVEAMAAVGGQTQSLHTNSLDEALALPTDFSARIARNTQLFLQLESGQTRVIDPWGGSYYVERLTADLAARALEHIAEVEALGGMAKAIEDGLPKRRIEEASARTQARIDSGRQSVVGVNRYRPDGAEVIPMLKVDNSAVRERQLEKLARLRAERDPVEVEAALAALTDGARRTGNLLELSVNAARAKATVGEISLALEKVFDRHSAEASAVTGVYLREAGSTPQAERAKAMTGAFAQADGRKPRVLIAKMGQDGHDRGQKVIASGFADLGFEVDIGNLFQTPAEAAAQAVSEGAHVVGASSLAAGHLTLVPELKDELAKLGRADILVVVGGVIPPEDFQALKDAGVAAIFTPGTVVPEAAIEVMERLNEQMGYAQLEKA
- a CDS encoding methylated-DNA--[protein]-cysteine S-methyltransferase; translated protein: MPRPPEPLFLDRIDTPVGDGLVVFDADGALRAFDWVSHEARMHLLLRRQNGPVTLTDRAAPKAIAEAFAAYFGGNLQAIDTLVCRTGGTAFQRSVWAALRAIPAGETWSYKRLAEAIGKPAAVRAVGLANGANPIGIVAPCHRVIGSDGSLTGYGGGIERKRWLLGHEGATFRDLAA
- a CDS encoding DUF4112 domain-containing protein; the encoded protein is MEVSKDRAHRAWRHAERIKRLSDRLVGVGPIGVGLDGLLAWVPVAGTVYSLGAGALLISEGIASGAKPVTLARMAAYIALDSASSVPPVVGWIVDTLFPGHLMAANALQKDIEARHGPSELADDWLRPKRRKGVLSPKR
- the cysD gene encoding sulfate adenylyltransferase subunit CysD → MQAQAPAISTETLTHLQRLEAESIHIMREVAAEAERPVMLYSIGKDSAVMLHLAAKAFYPSKPPFPLLHVDTTWKFRAMYEMRERMAKELGFELLVHKNPEAVERNINPFDHGSALHTDIWKTEGLKQALDKYGFDAAFGGARRDEEKSRAKERIFSFRSAQHRWDPKNQRPELWKLYNARKNPGESVRVFPISNWTELDIWQYIHLENIPIVPLYFSDVRPVVERDGALIMVDDERMPLRTGEIPAMKSVRFRTLGCYPLTGAVESTAATLPEIIQEMLLTTTSERQGRMIDHDQAASMEKKKQEGYF
- a CDS encoding AlkA N-terminal domain-containing protein — its product is MDDDACYRAFQTRDVRFDGRIFSGVKTTGIYCRPVCPARIPKRENMTFHRSAAAAQEAGFRPCLRCRPETSPDLGSWRGTSNTVSRALALIEAGAMDAGDVDALAGRLGVGERQLRRLFQQHVGASPVAVAQTRRVLLAKQLLHETRLPMAEVALAAGFGSVRRFNETFQQLFRRPPGTLRRLGGAEIAAGEGEAATIRLPYRAPYDWPAMLAFLSARAIPGVETVANGRYARSLAVGDARGVVMVEPGEGPYLKVTLRFPKVQAWPAIIAKVRRVFDLAADPAIIEAHLSEDPDLAPLVAARPGLRAPGAWDGFELSVRAVLGQQITVHAARQLAGKISAAHGEPLLDEAANKMGLTQFFPTPERLALVDVETLGMPRARGRALVGLAAAAAADPDLFGTRRSLDEAVAALRALPGIGEWTAQYIAMRALREPDAFPSADIGLMRALESPDGVRPTPAELLVRAERWRPWRAYAASHLWAADPKNPSETKHAQAA
- the cysN gene encoding sulfate adenylyltransferase subunit CysN, with the translated sequence MAHQSDLIADDIEAYLLAHQHKSLLRFLTCGSVDDGKSTLIGRLLYDSKMIFEDQLAALEADSKKVGTQGGEIDFALLVDGLAAEREQGITIDVAYRFFSTDKRKFIVADTPGHEQYTRNMVTGASTADAAVILIDARRGVLTQTRRHSYLVSLLGIRHVVLAINKMDLVGWSRDTYETILAEYRAFATQIGIKDFTAIPMSALKGDNITAHSDAAPWYDGPALLPLLESLPVEDDQREKPFRMPVQWVNRPNLDFRGFSGFVSSGVIRPGDKIKALPSGRESRIDRIVTKDGDLPEAVAGQSVTLTLTDEIDISRGDVIATASSPPPVADQFEATVVWMDDEPMLPGRPYLMKLGARTVAAQITEPKYKVNVNTLEHLAAKRLELNEIGVCNLSLDAPIAFDAYADNHDLGGFILIDRISNRTVGAGMLHFALRRSQNIHWQALDVDKTSRAALKGQRGRVVWLTGLSGSGKSTIANLVEKRLHANGRHTYLLDGDNVRHGLNKDLGFTDEDRVENIRRVAEVSKLMVDAGLIVLVSFISPFRAERRMARELQAEGDFVEVYVNTPLAVAEQRDVKGLYKKARAGELKNFTGIDSPYEAPEHPEIVVDTTAMSPIEAAERIVAWLEGELDYSI
- the dgcA gene encoding N-acetyl-D-Glu racemase DgcA translates to MRRRLSLRDERWPTRDAFVIARGAKSEAHVLLAQIEQDGVVGRGEAVPYARYGETMAGELAGAEALRDAVERGASRLELQDLAPAGAARNALDCALWDLEAKLTGTPAWALAGLRGLEPVTTCFTLSLDAPAAMAAAARAAAHRPLLKLKIGGAGDIDRVAAVREAAPASRLVVDANEALGFEDLRRLAPDLALLGVQLIEQPLRAGEDAALEGYDCPVLLCADESLHTRADLADCARRYGAVNIKLDKCGGLTEALAVAAQARAMGLQVMAGCMVATSLAMAPAMILAQGAEVVDLDGPLLLARDRAPGLVFTGSEIAPPSRDLWG
- a CDS encoding polar localization protein TipN, with amino-acid sequence MPELDLSAEEELFAMPPLPPTREAEPQAAAPLSPIPPQAEVAVASPQTPARRLQSHEAATSEAPSGWPIYLAAFVVSVLWAAAPIAFAWGYRRAVAPFDYEPFALMVFALMALGPALFVWLAAYMVRQGQKLSAETHRAKVLADEMVSPALAAGAQTYDVVNSIREEIAQAGVAAHEARETLVALRDALAVETEHLVVAAANSARTAAELAQTLGREREEMGGLSKTLDAQATAVSDTITQQARMVAEASDLAETQLREAEAALAARAADLAAAAGETSDAARTAAEDLTRHIARLETAGLGVSEQIRAVETGLAEQRAGLVSAAHALRGDQETFAVEAEGHGAQLAEFISQARLSTVEMGDRAVKGGESLRQMITEAAEQFRELAEQARAERDEFGQSTLHAMEAVSQAAAAERARLEEQTRVTIEALGRAAEETRQAAERHAETARNQVDQLSEAAFTAGQQANKVFETRLAEARALIEQSTQMVEQAGAATAGKLEEGARTARATLDELAALLVEVEARAAQMPVTARGQAEQVRKAVADSIDEMMDHARRTADETQAIDEVFQERVRRNYEMLSEAVRMMGAVAGTSAMPPPVSALRERLARPEPKAAPAPVPEPQPEPVAVAPPAPEPLAEPVRVVEVVAEAEPDLELTEPVKAADAQASLRQRLRLTPTATDSEFSQVFGQAGGRDSQGGDGWTWKDLLSAIDEQEVEAPQQHAPLEDTLAGEIGAMGIDPAALLPRSRVDELAAAIQARDLNGAREVVRRLAPAATRRLARRLATDEALKGQVVTYLARYHGLLDDAASRDHEGFQVASLLSSEAGRTYLLFDAAVGDLA